A stretch of the Ornithodoros turicata isolate Travis chromosome 4, ASM3712646v1, whole genome shotgun sequence genome encodes the following:
- the LOC135392180 gene encoding uncharacterized protein LOC135392180: protein MQNQRTSPDCSTPRQLKYDLRRRVLITNFIKDRQSCEVFTSPTRTRMSRMWGYTLSPGPKSVGRIVPTELRVPSAVPVIRERRVKSPRKIGSLRTGILRRRSMERTESYKKAVLEGNQNLVDPDGNHTRKRASVSDGAQEKQPSLLRSYLSTSRLLPNKPLSSSYRQGLHVASSIASTTRQQINHASSNVSPLQAIPRHPRPLPFITPTDAKLRRIGTARCDQQAEDSCTRFGNPVLAVPPLKVPSSTVSTHPSFTRVHVPPSKPNGNPLAASTPIKSEQSRPIPSNSSDEGTALMSPPSPVEEGVECVSRSTQTSPPPKKRRSLLRRSSSSKKSVEKMLNGEGDREKDKGLKRRASFLKTLLNKIQTSSNRDDTLTPCKSTKIVRTRSLKENRAPTPGKILTRPKRAASMRGRFSDPQSRK, encoded by the coding sequence ATGCAGAATCAGCGTACAAGCCCAGATTGCTCAACCCCGAGGCAACTTAAGTACGATCTTCGCCGGCGCGTTCTCATAACGAATTTCATCAAAGATCGTCAATCGTGCGAGGTGTTTACGTCACCGACGAGGACACGAATGTCTCGTATGTGGGGATACACGCTGTCACCTGGTCCAAAAAGTGTCGGACGAATTGTGCCTACTGAGTTGCGCGTACCGTCTGCTGTGCCCGTTATCAGAGAGAGAAGAGTAAAGTCGCCCAGAAAGATCGGATCTCTGCGAACGGGAATTCTGAGGAGGCGCTCAATGGAACGGACCGAATCTTACAAGAAAGCTGTTTTGGAAGGTAATCAAAACCTCGTCGACCCAGACGGCAACCATACAAGAAAACGCGCGAGTGTATCCGACGGCGCTCAAGAGAAACAACCGTCGCTCCTACGCTCGTATTTGTCTACGTCTAGGCTTTTACCGAACAAGCCACTGTCATCAAGTTATCGGCAAGGTTTGCACGTTGCATCAAGTATTGCGTCAACAACTCGGCAGCAAATCAATCATGCATCGAGTAATGTGTCACCATTGCAGGCCATCCCAAGACATCCTAGGCCACTTCCATTTATAACACCGACCGATGCTAAACTGCGGAGGATTGGCACGGCACGGTGCGATCAACAAGCAGAAGACTCCTGTACTAGGTTTGGCAACCCTGTACTTGCAGTCCCACCACTGAAAGTGCCTTCTTCAACAGTTTCAACACATCCTTCATTTACTCGTGTGCATGTACCCCCGAGCAAGCCAAACGGTAATCCGTTAGCCGCATCGACGCCAATTAAGTCGGAACAAAGTAGACCAATTCCTTCGAATTCGTCAGATGAAGGTACAGCGCTGATGTCACCGCCTTCACCAGTAGAAGAGGGTGTGGAATGTGTCTCCAGGTCAACACAAACATCGCCGCCACCAAAGAAACGTCGCAGTCTCCTGCGCAGAAGCTCCTCGTCGAAGAAGTCGGTCGAAAAAATGTTGAACGGGGAAGGAGACAGAGAAAAGGACAAAGGGTTGAAGCGGAGGGCCTCCTTCTTGAAGACGCTGCTGAACAAGATTCAGACGTCGAGTAACAGAGACGACACTTTAACTCCGTGCAAGTCGACCAAGATTGTGAGGACTCGTTCGTTGAAAGAGAATCGTGCTCCTACACCGGGAAAAATATTAACGCGGCCAAAGAGAGCCGCTAGTATGAGAGGACGCTTTTCCGATCCGCAGTCTCGGAAATGA
- the LOC135392181 gene encoding uncharacterized protein LOC135392181 isoform X1 — MSPGDPRDNGMQLPRKKHVRKLTDEEINAILQSESEGSDVDDPDFVEEDQVQVLPSPSKHVPPKVESVPPTFPVSAPSPQVLDSEYRPVAVVKPSVTPTKTQATPSTTDAKENSYRCCVKSCVSGNLSDKDGLWLFPLPKSEDTLHAWEEHLQIDKEHNSPLSPRVCFRHFDKADFIRKQQRFVGLCEGAVPKCAATTSKPKPMPKPRQQTRFPTPVTFPQVVRLMPIDSQLGTPGHPGIPGAPIAPPVLPTPQVLLKGAPVPPPPTNAIIIPDDVKPAQKSVAYGKDGFVVTNGQPDSALEMMEIKIEPIDQMQEEDCGDGLTYTLTLEDIQEELPWVVPDNLWKSEMENGELVIVKEGKEVTRKVVIKDGLQLEVFIGGKRVDKFNKTILKCADDLKVVLEQVQNFQN, encoded by the exons TGCGGAAGTTGACGGACGAAGAAATCAACGCCATCTTGCAAAGTGAATCCGAGGGCTCCGATGTTGACGACCCGGATTTTGTCGAGGAAGACCAAGTCCAGGTGCTTCCGAGCCCGTCAAAACACGTGCCACCCAAAGTGGAATCAGTTCCGCCGACATTCCCCGTTTCTGCACCATCTCCTCAGGTGTTGGACAGTGAGTACAGACCTGTTGCTGTGGTGAAGCCATCAGTTACTCCAACCAAGACACAGGCAACACCAAGCACAAC GGATGCAAAGGAGAATTCGTACCGCTGCTGCGTCAAGAGCTGCGTATCCGGAAACCTCTCGGACAAAGATGGACTCTGGCTGTTTCCCCTCCCCAAGTCCGAAGATACCCTCCACGCCTGGGAGGAACACCTTCAGATCGACAAAGAACACAACAGTCCACTTAGTCCACGCGTCTGCTTCAGGCACTTCGACAAGGCAGATTTTATCCGAAAACAGCAACGATTTGTTGGACTATGTGAAGGTGCCGTCCCCAAATGCGCGGCCACGACCAGCAAGCCCAAGCCGATGCCAAAGCCGAGGCAGCAGACCCGTTTTCCGACGCCGGTCACGTTCCCGCAGGTGGTACGCCTGATGCCGATCGACAGTCAACTCGGAACTCCCGGACACCCGGGTATTCCGGGTGCTCCGATTGCGCCTCCCGTTCTACCCACCCCGCAAGTATTGCTGAAGGGAGCCCCCGTGCCACCGCCCCCGACCAACGCTATCATCATTCCCGACGACGTCAAGCCTGCCCAGAAATCGGTCGCGTACGGGAAGGACGGCTTTGTCGTGACAAACGGACAACCGGACAGCGCTCTGGAGATGATGGAAATCAAGATAGAGCCGATAGATCAGATGCAGGAAGAAGATTGCGGCGACGGGCTGACGTACACGCTCACACTGGAAGACATACAAGAGGAACTACCTTGGGTGGTTCCGGACAATTTGTGGAAGTCGGAAATGGAAAACGGAGAGTTAGTGATTGTGAAAGAAGGCAAGGAGGTCACGCGGAAGGTGGTCATAAAAGACGGACTCCAGCTGGAGGTGTTTATAGGTGGAAAACGCGTCGACAAGTTCAACAAGACGATACTCAAGTGCGCGGATGACTTGAAGGTGGTTCTCGAACAGGTGCAGAACTTCCAGAACTGA
- the LOC135392181 gene encoding uncharacterized protein LOC135392181 isoform X2 has product MATESGRPKRKRVRKLTDEEINAILQSESEGSDVDDPDFVEEDQVQVLPSPSKHVPPKVESVPPTFPVSAPSPQVLDSEYRPVAVVKPSVTPTKTQATPSTTDAKENSYRCCVKSCVSGNLSDKDGLWLFPLPKSEDTLHAWEEHLQIDKEHNSPLSPRVCFRHFDKADFIRKQQRFVGLCEGAVPKCAATTSKPKPMPKPRQQTRFPTPVTFPQVVRLMPIDSQLGTPGHPGIPGAPIAPPVLPTPQVLLKGAPVPPPPTNAIIIPDDVKPAQKSVAYGKDGFVVTNGQPDSALEMMEIKIEPIDQMQEEDCGDGLTYTLTLEDIQEELPWVVPDNLWKSEMENGELVIVKEGKEVTRKVVIKDGLQLEVFIGGKRVDKFNKTILKCADDLKVVLEQVQNFQN; this is encoded by the exons ATGGCGACGGAGTCTGGTCGGCCGAAGCGCAAGCGTG TGCGGAAGTTGACGGACGAAGAAATCAACGCCATCTTGCAAAGTGAATCCGAGGGCTCCGATGTTGACGACCCGGATTTTGTCGAGGAAGACCAAGTCCAGGTGCTTCCGAGCCCGTCAAAACACGTGCCACCCAAAGTGGAATCAGTTCCGCCGACATTCCCCGTTTCTGCACCATCTCCTCAGGTGTTGGACAGTGAGTACAGACCTGTTGCTGTGGTGAAGCCATCAGTTACTCCAACCAAGACACAGGCAACACCAAGCACAAC GGATGCAAAGGAGAATTCGTACCGCTGCTGCGTCAAGAGCTGCGTATCCGGAAACCTCTCGGACAAAGATGGACTCTGGCTGTTTCCCCTCCCCAAGTCCGAAGATACCCTCCACGCCTGGGAGGAACACCTTCAGATCGACAAAGAACACAACAGTCCACTTAGTCCACGCGTCTGCTTCAGGCACTTCGACAAGGCAGATTTTATCCGAAAACAGCAACGATTTGTTGGACTATGTGAAGGTGCCGTCCCCAAATGCGCGGCCACGACCAGCAAGCCCAAGCCGATGCCAAAGCCGAGGCAGCAGACCCGTTTTCCGACGCCGGTCACGTTCCCGCAGGTGGTACGCCTGATGCCGATCGACAGTCAACTCGGAACTCCCGGACACCCGGGTATTCCGGGTGCTCCGATTGCGCCTCCCGTTCTACCCACCCCGCAAGTATTGCTGAAGGGAGCCCCCGTGCCACCGCCCCCGACCAACGCTATCATCATTCCCGACGACGTCAAGCCTGCCCAGAAATCGGTCGCGTACGGGAAGGACGGCTTTGTCGTGACAAACGGACAACCGGACAGCGCTCTGGAGATGATGGAAATCAAGATAGAGCCGATAGATCAGATGCAGGAAGAAGATTGCGGCGACGGGCTGACGTACACGCTCACACTGGAAGACATACAAGAGGAACTACCTTGGGTGGTTCCGGACAATTTGTGGAAGTCGGAAATGGAAAACGGAGAGTTAGTGATTGTGAAAGAAGGCAAGGAGGTCACGCGGAAGGTGGTCATAAAAGACGGACTCCAGCTGGAGGTGTTTATAGGTGGAAAACGCGTCGACAAGTTCAACAAGACGATACTCAAGTGCGCGGATGACTTGAAGGTGGTTCTCGAACAGGTGCAGAACTTCCAGAACTGA
- the LOC135392182 gene encoding uncharacterized protein LOC135392182, with protein sequence MAQVVPVFAASDETWIAFVSKFENVLRSASQQVKIERLLVQRNCEACRQFLSEYKSSEECNEADLPAPSNHITNAVSKKLHDAVISADALLGDAQALRQGRSVVKNKERKAGGPLVRCARTVERSKQTGTNWAKSSAAPKAIETEVAKCRSRTRSQSLVPLGRGTSKGAVRACSITRKECAGQREIKPARGRESLRNGYQEDCRKKYVALIVPPGTRERYSEYERATAKARTVAATQVPGRTRFLALLNEKNWTANEENTAKHSFEDIMVPTHVTYSSLCHLRDLAETVAKLRDVQLRSYINHTLSKSMMSMLRDMDRNDPNFVTVFRCLYSILISESRSFPVFVKNNG encoded by the exons ATGGCGCAGGTCGTGCCGGTGTTCGCAGCATCTGACGAAACGTGGATTGCTTTCGTTTCGAA gtTTGAAAACGTCTTGAGAAGTGCATCACAGCAGGTGAAGATTGAACGTCTCCTCGTACAGCGAAATTGTGAAGCTTGCAGGCAGTTTCTTTCAGA GTACAAGAGTTCAGAAGAGTGCAACGAAGCTGACTTACCAGCCCCGTCCAACCACATTACCAATGCAG TGAGCAAGAAGCTCCATGACGCTGTGATCAGTGCCGACGCTCTTTTAGGTGATGCCCAAGCCCTGAGGCAAGGGCGATCT GTGGTCAAGAACAAGGAGAGGAAGGCAGGAGGTCCTCTGGTACGATGTGCCAGGACTGTGGAGCGCAGTAAACAGACTGGGACAAACTGGGCTAAATCATCTGCAGCACCTAAG GCCATAGAGACGGAAGTTGCCAAGTGTCGTTCTCGAACACGTAGTCAGTCCCTGGTACCTCTTGGACGTGGCACCAGCAAAGGTGCAGTGAGAGCATGCTCCATCACACGTAAGGAATGTGCTGGACAACGGGAAATAAAACCAGCTAGAGGAAGGGAATCTCTAAGGAATGGATATCAGGAAGACTGCAGAAAGAAATACGT AGCTTTAATAGTTCCACCTGGGACCAGAGAGAGATACAGTGAATATGAGAGAGCCACAGCCAAAGCTAGAACTGTGGCTGCCACTCAAGTTCCTGGTCGAACAAGATTCCTCGCATTGCTTAACGAAAAG AACTGGACTGCCAATGAAGAAAATACAGCGAAGCACTCATTCGAAG ACATCATGGTGCCAACCCACGTGACGTATTCGTCGTTATGTCATCTTCGTGACTTGGCGGAGACTGTTGCCAAACTTCGAGATGTCCAACTCAGATCATATATCAACCACACTTTGAGCAAGAGCATGATGAGCATGCTACGGGACATGGATCGAAATGATCC GAATTTTGTTACAGTATTCAGATGCCTCTACAGCATCCTTATCAGCGAGAGCAGGAGCTTTCCAGTTTTTGTCAAGAACAATGGTTGA